The following coding sequences lie in one Lelliottia jeotgali genomic window:
- a CDS encoding virulence factor encodes MTAMTATTQALIEWINETRLHAPMLDNDADALLAQLTCAQARGQAIDRALSGRSSIGLYGHSQAAKAHLLASLCGSGNSRLDVSPGQRTFDYFSHINPGHALTNMAVRFTPRASDVSDDAFPLRLSLVTEAELVQLFIARTTLHTLIRPVEKSVIESRVEKWRALRQPQAVPGITAQEVATIGRYWRSAVPGFEQQMDDVLWHQFAQLIPSLDLSTRASVWSLLWGEQQEITQQWLKLAHVLHQTSHARELAAPLSLLVDNFGLPSEGFLTRAEFTAPDAQEAVLHPLNDGEMLNAISIPVDVLAFLTRELVLPAENGVLDSVDIIDIPAPSDANLSPLAEAKCTWLLEHYRQQMQPDVLVICNATARHEQTAKTAKTLLNWVKETQTAEESALPGLVWAITPHDARFHTKQNLDEAVQHLLGKPGQRWGTLQALDTHSMQRVVEWLSQATLSTQRQSRLLALKTAQQRELHALMQSYLAPIAVEPGTQRTQAEAMVRSLQSSAARHGELLEGLLPPLKAFETLLAVQQPREEQVNGLFTDVIDLFADNTSDGHETFHTKDKARLAHRVWLNHLRQWSRNDATAHRLGLDISVLPQIADALAISSYRLNLPQQLQRIVEADKSSAAQLHAAIGNFIGWLGYAETPVASRPASRVRKGQAIFVTPVVSSTTPRLTRLGEQPVHAATVYVYDWLVALYTRAIENMGFQHPHDIQPAARQALQTILR; translated from the coding sequence ATGACAGCGATGACTGCCACCACTCAGGCCCTGATCGAGTGGATCAATGAAACGCGTTTGCACGCCCCAATGCTGGATAACGATGCCGACGCCCTGCTGGCCCAGCTGACCTGTGCACAGGCGCGGGGACAGGCCATAGACCGTGCCCTTTCAGGCCGTAGCAGCATTGGTCTTTACGGCCACTCCCAGGCAGCCAAGGCGCACCTGCTGGCGTCATTGTGCGGCAGCGGAAATAGTCGTCTGGATGTGTCTCCCGGCCAGCGTACTTTTGACTATTTTTCACATATCAACCCCGGTCATGCCCTGACCAACATGGCGGTACGTTTTACGCCGCGTGCGAGTGATGTCAGCGATGATGCTTTCCCTCTGCGCCTGAGCCTGGTGACAGAGGCCGAGTTGGTCCAGCTGTTTATCGCCCGAACCACGCTCCACACGCTGATTCGCCCGGTGGAAAAATCAGTCATCGAATCGCGTGTTGAAAAGTGGCGCGCACTGCGACAGCCGCAAGCCGTTCCGGGGATCACCGCTCAGGAAGTGGCGACCATTGGCCGCTACTGGCGTAGCGCCGTGCCAGGTTTTGAACAACAGATGGACGATGTGCTTTGGCACCAGTTCGCTCAACTGATTCCTTCGCTGGATTTAAGCACCCGAGCCAGCGTCTGGTCGCTATTGTGGGGTGAGCAGCAGGAAATTACCCAGCAGTGGCTGAAACTGGCGCACGTGCTGCATCAGACCAGTCACGCCCGTGAACTGGCGGCACCGCTGAGCTTGCTGGTCGATAATTTCGGCCTACCGAGCGAAGGATTCCTGACCCGCGCGGAATTTACCGCTCCTGATGCCCAAGAAGCGGTACTTCACCCGCTAAACGACGGTGAGATGTTGAATGCCATCAGTATTCCCGTCGACGTGTTGGCGTTTCTGACTCGCGAGCTGGTTCTGCCTGCTGAAAATGGGGTGCTCGACAGCGTCGATATTATTGATATCCCTGCGCCATCTGATGCGAATTTGTCACCTCTGGCAGAAGCGAAATGCACGTGGCTGCTCGAACATTATCGCCAGCAGATGCAGCCCGATGTGCTGGTTATCTGCAATGCGACCGCTCGACACGAGCAGACGGCAAAAACCGCCAAAACCTTGCTGAACTGGGTGAAAGAGACCCAAACGGCGGAAGAGTCAGCGTTGCCAGGCCTGGTATGGGCGATTACTCCTCACGACGCGCGTTTCCACACTAAGCAAAATCTGGACGAGGCCGTGCAGCACCTGCTTGGCAAGCCCGGCCAGCGCTGGGGAACCTTGCAAGCGCTGGACACGCATAGCATGCAGCGCGTGGTGGAGTGGCTGTCTCAGGCGACGCTTTCTACGCAGCGACAGTCTCGCCTGCTGGCCTTAAAAACCGCGCAACAGCGAGAGCTTCACGCCCTGATGCAAAGCTATCTGGCACCGATCGCCGTCGAGCCAGGAACACAACGTACTCAGGCCGAAGCGATGGTGCGTTCACTTCAATCCAGCGCTGCTCGTCACGGCGAACTGCTGGAAGGACTGTTGCCTCCACTGAAAGCCTTCGAAACGCTGCTCGCCGTCCAACAACCGCGCGAAGAGCAGGTTAATGGCCTGTTCACCGACGTTATTGATCTCTTTGCTGATAACACCAGCGACGGTCATGAGACATTCCACACCAAAGACAAAGCGCGTCTGGCGCATCGCGTCTGGCTCAATCATCTGCGCCAGTGGAGCCGGAATGATGCGACAGCCCACCGGCTGGGGCTGGACATCTCCGTGCTGCCACAGATTGCCGATGCGCTGGCAATCAGCAGCTATCGCCTGAATCTCCCGCAACAATTGCAGCGCATTGTAGAAGCCGATAAAAGCAGTGCAGCGCAGTTACATGCTGCCATAGGTAACTTCATCGGCTGGCTGGGTTACGCCGAAACACCGGTAGCCTCGCGTCCGGCAAGCCGCGTGCGCAAAGGACAGGCCATTTTCGTGACACCAGTGGTCAGCAGCACAACGCCGAGACTGACCCGCCTGGGTGAGCAACCGGTGCATGCCGCCACCGTCTATGTTTACGACTGGCTGGTTGCGCTTTACACTCGCGCGATTGAGAACATGGGTTTTCAGCATCCACACGATATTCAGCCAGCAGCACGTCAGGCGTTACAAACGATTCTGCGCTAG